One Idiomarina loihiensis L2TR genomic window carries:
- the fliM gene encoding flagellar motor switch protein FliM: MSDLLSQDEIDALLHGVDDVEEEDTEKESASADALDYDFSSQDRIVRGRMPTLEIVNERFARHMRVSLFNMMRRTAEVSINGVQMIKFGEYVHTLFVPTSLNMVRFRPLKGTALITMEARLVFILVDNFFGGDGRYHAKIEGREFTPTERRIIQMLLKLVFEDYKEAWAPVMDVGFEYLDSEVNPAMANIVSPTEVIVISSFHIELDGGGGDFHIALPYSMLEPIRELLDAGVQSDKEDTDMRWSKALRDEIMDVPVEMIAKLAQTEMSLREVMDLREGDVIPLELPDDLTVLIEDLPTFHAKMGRSRDNVALKISEKIKRPETVKSDIHMLTRGGRRIGGDAELQQLEEDIDL; encoded by the coding sequence GTGAGTGACTTACTATCTCAAGACGAAATTGACGCGCTTTTACATGGTGTTGATGACGTTGAAGAAGAGGACACAGAGAAAGAATCTGCCTCTGCGGATGCGCTCGACTATGACTTTTCATCGCAAGATAGAATTGTTCGTGGACGTATGCCAACGCTGGAAATTGTTAATGAGCGTTTTGCCCGTCATATGCGGGTCAGCTTGTTTAACATGATGCGTCGCACCGCCGAAGTGTCTATTAACGGTGTCCAGATGATTAAATTTGGTGAGTACGTGCATACATTGTTCGTACCGACCAGTTTAAACATGGTGCGTTTCCGCCCGCTTAAAGGAACGGCACTAATCACTATGGAGGCACGTTTAGTCTTTATTCTGGTCGATAACTTTTTCGGTGGCGATGGTCGCTATCATGCAAAAATTGAAGGCCGTGAATTTACGCCGACCGAGCGCCGCATTATTCAAATGTTGCTGAAGCTGGTATTTGAAGATTACAAAGAAGCCTGGGCTCCTGTCATGGACGTGGGCTTTGAGTATTTAGACTCGGAAGTTAACCCGGCCATGGCGAACATTGTTAGCCCAACCGAAGTTATCGTTATTAGTTCGTTTCATATTGAGCTAGATGGTGGCGGCGGAGATTTCCACATTGCATTGCCTTACTCCATGCTGGAGCCCATTCGCGAGCTGTTGGATGCCGGTGTGCAGTCGGATAAAGAAGATACCGACATGCGCTGGAGTAAAGCGTTACGTGACGAGATTATGGATGTTCCGGTGGAAATGATTGCCAAACTGGCGCAAACCGAAATGTCGTTACGTGAGGTGATGGATTTGCGCGAAGGCGATGTTATTCCGCTTGAGTTGCCAGACGACTTAACCGTACTAATTGAAGATTTACCGACTTTCCATGCGAAAATGGGGCGTTCAAGAGACAATGTCGCTTTGAAAATTTCAGAGAAGATTAAGCGCCCTGAAACCGTTAAGTCGGATATTCATATGTTGACTCGTGGAGGCCGCCGAATTGGTGGTGATGCCGAGTTACAACAGTTAGAAGAAGATATTGATTTATAA
- the fliL gene encoding flagellar basal body-associated protein FliL, producing MAEDKDNNDTEQTEEQTGGKKKKLIIFGGIGIVLIITVVLVLWLFGGSSEGESAAAENGMSSAAAPSSSPRPEIGNALYVGMPRPFVFIVPGDSRERTVQIKAQLMVRGEESEELAKKHIPLIEGTLHEVFSSTTADRLKTAEGKGQLRELALTEVRSALEEVTGKPVVEQVLFTSLVMQ from the coding sequence ATGGCAGAAGATAAAGACAACAACGATACGGAACAAACTGAAGAGCAGACCGGTGGTAAGAAGAAAAAACTGATTATCTTCGGTGGTATCGGTATTGTTTTAATTATTACCGTAGTCCTGGTGTTGTGGCTATTCGGTGGCTCGTCTGAGGGTGAATCAGCTGCTGCCGAAAATGGTATGAGCAGCGCAGCGGCACCGTCATCATCGCCACGCCCGGAAATTGGCAATGCACTTTATGTTGGTATGCCCCGGCCTTTCGTTTTCATTGTCCCGGGTGACTCACGTGAGCGAACAGTACAAATTAAAGCGCAGTTAATGGTGCGCGGCGAAGAGAGTGAAGAACTGGCGAAAAAGCATATTCCGTTAATTGAAGGCACGCTGCATGAGGTGTTTTCCTCAACCACGGCTGACAGGTTAAAAACAGCCGAGGGTAAAGGTCAGTTACGTGAACTGGCTTTGACTGAAGTTCGTTCTGCGCTCGAAGAAGTAACCGGGAAACCGGTTGTTGAACAGGTTTTATTTACCAGCTTGGTAATGCAATAA